A region of Benincasa hispida cultivar B227 unplaced genomic scaffold, ASM972705v1 Contig159, whole genome shotgun sequence DNA encodes the following proteins:
- the LOC120068951 gene encoding pescadillo homolog isoform X2, whose protein sequence is MILRIYLLVEGVIDRTVATIATKKKQKYHDELKLELQGAQYPLAISKVDKQLSDEDYFDLPDYQQIAEDNANLSMVLMPRKKRGLYKAMKICQRRNKDRNKLLEDRKSKLEESHKS, encoded by the exons ATGATCCTCAGAATTTATTTATTGGTTGAGGGTGTCATCGATCGAACTGTGGCTACCATAGCTACtaagaagaaacaaaag TATCATGACGAATTAAAATTGGAGCTTCAAGGAGCACAATATCCTTTAGCTATTTCAAAAGTTGATAAGCAGTTGTCCGACGAGGATTATTTCGACCTCCCTGATTATCAACAAATTGCTGAAGATAATGCTAACTTGTCAATGGTTCTGATGCCAAGAAAGAAGAGAGGCCTTTATAAAGCTATGAAG ATTTGTCAAAGAAGGAACAAGGATCGTAATAAACTTCTAGAGGATAGGAAGAGTAAGCTTGAAGAATCTCACAAAT
- the LOC120068951 gene encoding pescadillo homolog isoform X1: MILRIYLLVEGVIDRTVATIATKKKQKMMALDKQYHDELKLELQGAQYPLAISKVDKQLSDEDYFDLPDYQQIAEDNANLSMVLMPRKKRGLYKAMKICQRRNKDRNKLLEDRKSKLEESHKS; the protein is encoded by the exons ATGATCCTCAGAATTTATTTATTGGTTGAGGGTGTCATCGATCGAACTGTGGCTACCATAGCTACtaagaagaaacaaaag ATGATGGCTCTTGACAAACAGTATCATGACGAATTAAAATTGGAGCTTCAAGGAGCACAATATCCTTTAGCTATTTCAAAAGTTGATAAGCAGTTGTCCGACGAGGATTATTTCGACCTCCCTGATTATCAACAAATTGCTGAAGATAATGCTAACTTGTCAATGGTTCTGATGCCAAGAAAGAAGAGAGGCCTTTATAAAGCTATGAAG ATTTGTCAAAGAAGGAACAAGGATCGTAATAAACTTCTAGAGGATAGGAAGAGTAAGCTTGAAGAATCTCACAAAT